In Gemmatimonadales bacterium, the DNA window ACGACGAATCGGCACTTCGGGTGCCGGTCGACAAGCTGCGGCAGGATCTTCATCGCGCTGGTCTTTCCAAACGCGAGATCGAGGAGCACCACATCCGGTGATGTCAGTGCGATCTTCGCGCTGAGATGATCGAGCGCGGTGACCGTTCCGACGACACGAAACCATCGCCCGATCGACGCCGAGAGCGCTTCGGCGACAATCGGCTGGTCGTCGGCGATCAACACCGTCGCGACCGACGCCACGCTACGGCACCTTCCTGGGAAGGTCAGCGATGACCCGCGTCCCGTGGCCCGGCGAACTGTCGATCGTCAGCGCGCCGCCGAGGAGAGACAGTCGTTCCTGCATCGATGTGATCCCGATGCCGTAACCACTTGACGCCGTGCGCGGATCGAACCCGGGACCGGCGTCCTGCACGATCAGCCGTGTCATCGTCGCGATGTCGCAGAACTCGACGCGCGCCTCACGGACCGCGGCGTGGCGCGCAACATTCCCGAGCGCCTCCTGCGCCACGCGGTAGAAGGCCAGGCGGAACGGTGGCGGGAGGTCGTCTCCACTGGTGCTGCATTCGAACTCGACGTCGATCCCTTCGCGCTCGGCGAACGTCGCCGTCAGGTCCCTTAGCGCCGACTCGAGGGAGACGTGATCGATGAGCGTCGGATGAATCCCGCGAGCGAAGGCGCGGAGATTGTCGGTGACCCCGTCGAGCTCCGTCGCGACGCTGCCCGCCTCGGGCAACGCCGTCGTTCGCAGTCGGGATGCAATGGTGATCAACCGCTGGACCGTATCATCATGCAGCTCGCGGGCAATTGCCGCGCGCTCTTCGTCCTGCGCGGTGAGGAGCCGGCCGCCGAGATGCGTCCGGGTCCGGAGGTAACGCCGGCGCTGAATCACCGCCGATCCCACCAGCGCCCAGACCAGGATCAGCGCGACCAGGAGAAAGGTCACCACGATCGCGGTGACGATGAGTTGGGATCCGTGCACCGTGGTCACCGCTCGACCGCGGCCGCTGACGGAGGCCGCCCGATCAGTGCACGGATGATCACGATC includes these proteins:
- a CDS encoding sensor histidine kinase, which translates into the protein MHGSQLIVTAIVVTFLLVALILVWALVGSAVIQRRRYLRTRTHLGGRLLTAQDEERAAIARELHDDTVQRLITIASRLRTTALPEAGSVATELDGVTDNLRAFARGIHPTLIDHVSLESALRDLTATFAEREGIDVEFECSTSGDDLPPPFRLAFYRVAQEALGNVARHAAVREARVEFCDIATMTRLIVQDAGPGFDPRTASSGYGIGITSMQERLSLLGGALTIDSSPGHGTRVIADLPRKVP